A genomic segment from Bacteroidota bacterium encodes:
- the prfA gene encoding peptide chain release factor 1, producing MLEKLSAIYTRWEEIGAQMNDPEVMSDMKRYIKLSKDYKELTPIIEAYKKYEKVVKDLASSKEILFNEKDEELKSLAKEDIDNQNAIKDKLDEEIQMLLLPRDPQDGKNAIVEIRAGSGGDEASLFAGDLFRMYTRYCEIKKWKWEIVDQADGTVGGFKEVIFSVKGDGVYGLLKYESGVHRVQRVPKTEAQGRVHTSAASVVILPEADEFDVDIKDADIRKDTYCSSGPGGQSVNTTYSAVRLTHIPTGIVVTCQDQKSQMKNYDKALVVLRSRVFELEYKKYLDEISGRRKTMVSTGDRSAKIRTYNFPQSRLTDHRIHLTLYNLQTILEGEVQEVIDALQIAENAERLKEAISE from the coding sequence ATGTTAGAGAAATTATCGGCCATATACACCCGTTGGGAAGAGATTGGCGCCCAGATGAACGACCCCGAAGTAATGTCGGACATGAAGCGTTATATCAAGCTGAGCAAAGATTACAAAGAGCTTACGCCTATTATTGAGGCATATAAAAAGTACGAGAAGGTTGTAAAAGATCTCGCTTCGTCTAAAGAAATTCTATTTAATGAAAAAGATGAAGAGCTGAAATCGCTTGCCAAGGAAGATATTGATAATCAGAATGCCATCAAGGATAAACTTGATGAAGAAATACAAATGTTATTGCTTCCTCGGGATCCTCAGGATGGTAAGAATGCCATTGTTGAAATTCGTGCAGGCAGTGGCGGCGACGAAGCCAGCCTTTTTGCAGGCGACCTGTTCCGCATGTACACCCGCTATTGCGAAATTAAGAAATGGAAATGGGAGATTGTAGACCAGGCCGACGGTACTGTGGGCGGTTTCAAGGAAGTAATTTTTAGTGTTAAAGGCGACGGCGTATACGGACTGCTCAAATATGAATCAGGGGTGCATCGCGTGCAGCGTGTTCCCAAAACAGAAGCACAGGGCCGCGTTCATACCTCAGCAGCATCGGTGGTGATTTTGCCGGAAGCGGATGAATTTGACGTTGACATCAAAGATGCCGATATCCGCAAAGACACCTACTGTTCGTCAGGTCCCGGTGGTCAGTCGGTTAATACTACGTATTCGGCTGTTCGTCTCACACACATCCCTACAGGCATTGTAGTTACATGTCAGGATCAGAAATCGCAGATGAAAAATTATGACAAAGCGCTGGTAGTGCTTCGTTCGCGCGTTTTTGAGCTTGAATACAAAAAATATCTTGACGAAATATCAGGTCGCAGAAAGACCATGGTTTCAACCGGCGACCGTTCTGCCAAAATCAGAACGTATAATTTTCCGCAGAGCCGCTTAACCGACCACCGCATACATCTCACGCTGTATAACCTCCAGACGATATTGGAAGGTGAAGTGCAGGAAGTAATTGATGCACTTCAAATAGCTGAAAATGCTGAGCGTCTCAAAGAAGCTATCAGCGAATAA
- a CDS encoding DUF2807 domain-containing protein, with amino-acid sequence MKPQPIIKSILFSLFIFVSGTVLAQEGNGKVITQERTPGSFTGINLDGRFTYHIAQGATDAVKIETDENLQENIKTSLSGGTLTFDIKEGDFTKLDITIICKDLQNLRATSSCEVYGDNRITSDNLKLSASGAVILKMDVAVHTLETNLSGAADAELSGTAAFHNITTSGAANLKSMDLETGNTFIKTSGAADAKLNVVDSLTGSASGASHIKYKPKPKYVNLAISGAASVNEKSADATTGENNVNIETEVTYNGSKDSDTTKFSMGNKNITITDNNDDKDKEHHKSKKGDKPKAQWAGVAIGINGYMNHNNGFSMPNGYSALEPDYGRSWFVDLNPVSFRIPIVRRHLGLVTGLGVEFNNYRFTDKHNYLTPDTNYTSFTYDSTRTYTKSKLTAVFLQVPLMLQFDTKKLHKKNTFHVSAGVVGSLKIGSYTKQITEIDGTKFKPRTKDDFNLNQFRYSAMVRLGYGWFDIFASYSLNTLFKKDHGPELYPITVGIALLNI; translated from the coding sequence ATGAAACCGCAACCCATTATTAAATCAATACTTTTTTCACTGTTCATTTTCGTAAGCGGAACAGTTCTCGCGCAGGAAGGCAACGGGAAGGTAATTACACAGGAGCGCACACCCGGCAGTTTTACCGGTATAAACCTTGATGGTCGTTTTACATACCACATTGCTCAGGGAGCAACAGATGCCGTAAAAATAGAGACCGATGAAAACCTTCAGGAAAATATTAAAACCAGCCTTTCGGGCGGCACCCTTACATTTGATATTAAAGAAGGTGACTTCACGAAACTGGATATTACCATCATTTGCAAAGACCTGCAGAACCTGCGTGCCACAAGCTCATGCGAAGTATACGGCGACAATCGTATCACATCAGATAACCTGAAATTATCGGCATCAGGGGCTGTTATCCTGAAGATGGACGTTGCTGTTCATACCCTCGAAACCAACCTTTCGGGAGCAGCCGATGCTGAACTCAGCGGTACTGCAGCATTTCATAACATAACAACCAGTGGAGCCGCCAATCTTAAATCAATGGACCTTGAAACAGGCAACACTTTCATCAAAACAAGCGGGGCCGCAGATGCCAAATTGAATGTAGTCGATTCACTCACGGGCTCAGCTTCGGGTGCATCGCATATAAAATACAAACCCAAGCCCAAATACGTGAACCTTGCTATCAGCGGAGCCGCATCAGTTAACGAAAAATCGGCAGATGCCACAACCGGTGAAAATAATGTGAATATTGAAACCGAAGTCACTTATAATGGTTCAAAAGACTCAGATACCACCAAGTTTAGCATGGGAAACAAGAATATCACGATTACAGACAATAATGATGACAAGGATAAAGAGCATCACAAATCAAAGAAAGGTGATAAACCAAAGGCACAATGGGCCGGTGTTGCCATAGGAATAAACGGCTATATGAACCATAATAACGGATTCAGCATGCCTAACGGATATTCGGCACTTGAGCCGGATTACGGACGCTCATGGTTTGTAGATTTGAATCCTGTATCATTCAGGATACCAATCGTGCGCAGGCATCTCGGTTTGGTTACCGGACTTGGAGTTGAGTTCAATAATTATCGCTTCACGGATAAGCATAATTACCTCACACCTGACACAAATTATACTTCATTTACTTACGACAGTACGCGTACTTATACAAAAAGTAAACTGACTGCTGTTTTCCTGCAGGTACCGTTAATGCTGCAGTTCGATACGAAAAAACTTCACAAGAAAAACACTTTTCATGTTTCGGCAGGTGTAGTCGGGTCGCTGAAAATCGGATCATATACCAAACAAATAACTGAAATAGACGGCACCAAATTCAAGCCCCGCACCAAAGATGATTTCAATTTAAATCAGTTCCGCTACAGCGCTATGGTAAGATTGGGTTACGGTTGGTTTGATATTTTTGCTTCATACTCACTGAATACATTATTTAAAAAAGACCACGGTCCGGAGCTTTATCCTATAACTGTTGGCATTGCTTTACTCAACATATAA